A part of bacterium genomic DNA contains:
- a CDS encoding glycosyltransferase family 4 protein, with product MALRILYISHSHPPVNAPLENVGGMQRVSMQLEQALRRHRSVKLFSMVQQTSWSWIGVKTFHFLWNLLFRVPVVAERFKPDVIIFSSMVTALTATILKSRLDTPMIAVTHGKDVTLPFFLYQYFLPVIFSKLDGVISVSHATRQACMDRGLAEEKSIVIPNGFHDFPLTTFIERTTAKQSLEEIVHRPFLNKKILLTVGRLIERKGHAWFIENVFLKIRHDCVYLIIGEGPEYSAIENMIRRMNLQSCVQLLGKQTDEVLKMAYAAADIFVMPNVPVEGDMEGFGIVLLEANMAGTPVIASDLEGIKDVISQGKNGYRIPYGHPEIFAERIDVMLNGESKQMAATCRAYVESHFSWDSIVPRYINYLNEIVSDYIPETDRGLITAEPSESEVAVS from the coding sequence ATGGCCTTACGAATCCTCTACATCTCCCATTCCCATCCTCCCGTAAATGCTCCGCTTGAAAATGTCGGCGGTATGCAGCGAGTGAGTATGCAGTTGGAACAGGCATTAAGACGTCACCGAAGCGTTAAACTTTTTTCCATGGTCCAACAAACGTCATGGTCATGGATTGGCGTAAAAACTTTTCACTTCTTGTGGAATCTGTTATTCAGGGTTCCTGTGGTTGCCGAACGTTTTAAGCCTGATGTAATTATTTTCTCTTCGATGGTAACTGCGCTGACCGCGACTATCCTGAAAAGCCGTCTTGATACACCGATGATAGCCGTCACTCACGGCAAAGATGTTACCTTGCCGTTTTTTTTATATCAATATTTTTTACCGGTTATATTTTCAAAGCTAGACGGCGTCATTTCTGTATCGCATGCTACCAGGCAAGCGTGCATGGATCGTGGTTTGGCCGAAGAAAAAAGTATCGTCATCCCAAATGGTTTCCATGATTTTCCGTTGACAACTTTTATAGAAAGAACTACGGCTAAACAATCACTGGAAGAAATTGTGCATAGACCTTTCCTTAACAAAAAAATATTGCTTACCGTCGGGCGACTGATAGAACGAAAAGGCCACGCATGGTTTATCGAAAACGTTTTTCTGAAAATTCGTCACGACTGTGTTTATCTGATTATCGGAGAAGGGCCGGAATATAGTGCTATTGAAAATATGATAAGACGTATGAATTTACAAAGCTGTGTTCAACTTCTGGGCAAACAAACGGATGAGGTTTTAAAGATGGCTTATGCCGCTGCAGATATTTTTGTTATGCCCAATGTTCCTGTCGAAGGAGACATGGAAGGATTTGGAATAGTATTATTGGAAGCAAATATGGCTGGAACGCCGGTGATAGCGTCGGATCTGGAGGGTATCAAAGATGTTATCTCGCAAGGCAAAAACGGTTACCGCATTCCTTACGGTCATCCTGAGATCTTCGCCGAGCGAATCGATGTAATGCTTAACGGGGAATCAAAACAGATGGCTGCGACATGCCGCGCTTATGTTGAATCCCATTTCTCCTGGGATTCCATCGTTCCGCGCTATATTAATTATCTAAATGAAATAGTGTCAGATTACATTCCGGAAACAGACCGTGGATTGATTACAGCCGAACCATCCGAAAGCGAAGTGGCTGTATCCTGA
- a CDS encoding glycosyltransferase, whose protein sequence is MKQVLMLAPYFPPRRRVGSLRPFKFAVHLREFGWKPTIVTFGTDQNLLTEKERHALEGIEVLSLKPPMDRTQTSESHLNKNAPPKANLTSFVDQWFPIDTWLPFWWSQHFQLLKIVHKIKPHVLWSTADPWSSHVAALSMSKQFKIPWIADFRDPWTLCPVRNHHRWNISRNIDRLYEKQILKRASRIVFTARQTEERYRTSYPVYSEKMKTIYNSFESEAVEKNGDENALTVKDQLNVVFFGKFRTLSSAKNIIEVIAECKTIDPELGSFIRIFSFGNLNHNDRCYAEKRGVLNQFNVLDPVLPEMAYETLKRFDVLLLSTSDQRNDIIPAKLWDYLPAGKPILSLSQNNEIENILRTTNTGIQFSDNSVYRSAKFLLYCVQAKRDGLELPYSGNAVQKTITTFSSTSTSQKLADLLNEALHG, encoded by the coding sequence ATGAAACAAGTCTTAATGCTGGCTCCATATTTTCCACCGCGCCGTCGCGTCGGTTCATTGCGTCCATTTAAGTTTGCCGTTCACCTACGTGAATTCGGCTGGAAACCGACCATCGTCACGTTCGGAACTGATCAAAACTTATTGACGGAAAAAGAACGACACGCACTTGAAGGTATCGAGGTGTTGTCATTAAAACCGCCTATGGATCGCACGCAAACTTCAGAAAGTCATTTAAATAAAAATGCGCCACCTAAAGCAAATTTGACATCATTTGTTGATCAATGGTTTCCGATCGATACTTGGCTACCATTTTGGTGGAGTCAGCATTTTCAGCTTTTGAAAATCGTTCATAAAATCAAGCCTCACGTATTGTGGAGTACGGCTGATCCGTGGTCATCGCACGTTGCTGCTTTGTCCATGTCGAAACAATTCAAGATTCCCTGGATAGCAGACTTCCGCGATCCCTGGACATTATGTCCGGTTCGAAACCATCATCGTTGGAATATCAGCCGGAATATCGATCGATTGTATGAAAAACAAATTTTAAAAAGAGCCAGCCGCATTGTATTTACGGCACGACAAACCGAAGAAAGATACCGGACATCTTATCCGGTTTATTCGGAAAAAATGAAAACCATTTATAATTCGTTTGAATCCGAAGCGGTTGAAAAGAACGGTGACGAAAATGCGTTGACGGTTAAAGATCAGCTCAACGTCGTTTTTTTTGGAAAATTCAGAACATTGTCGTCCGCTAAAAACATCATTGAAGTGATTGCCGAATGTAAAACCATCGATCCTGAGCTTGGATCATTCATTCGTATTTTTTCATTTGGAAATCTTAATCACAATGATCGCTGTTATGCTGAAAAGCGCGGTGTGTTGAATCAATTTAACGTCCTTGATCCCGTTTTGCCTGAAATGGCCTACGAAACTTTAAAAAGATTTGATGTGTTGCTCTTGAGCACATCGGATCAGCGCAACGATATCATTCCGGCCAAACTCTGGGATTATTTACCTGCTGGAAAACCTATTTTATCCTTATCGCAAAATAACGAAATCGAAAACATACTTCGTACGACCAACACCGGAATTCAATTTTCAGATAATTCCGTGTATCGCAGCGCAAAATTTTTACTTTATTGCGTTCAGGCAAAACGGGATGGATTGGAATTGCCCTATTCCGGTAATGCGGTTCAAAAAACAATTACGACATTTAGTTCTACATCGACCAGTCAGAAACTTGCGGATCTATTGAACGAGGCCTTGCATGGCTAA
- a CDS encoding glycosyltransferase family 1 protein encodes MFEHSLPLHASKLSPQSLRVALFTGNYQCVRDGVALTLNRLVKFLDSRGVHVMIFSPYIDKPAVEPFGNLETVPSVTIPGRKEYRFSLGLPQHTLAKLQNFNPNLIHVSTPDALGLSAIRFAKSRRIPMVGSYHTHFTGYLKYYRLGWLEKPGWQFVRWFYKQCRHVYVPTPSMAAELRKHNVAPDIRLWSRGVDTELFEPDKRDWNWRRKLGFNDHDKVVLLVSRLVWEKNLSVFVNVMQEAMKTDRSIKTLIVGDGPARTELQRQLPQACFTGTLSGEILAKAYASSDMFFFPSETETFGNVTLEAMSSGLPVIVANATGSVSLVQHGATGFAAEPKRIEMFVQYILQLSRSSSLREHMSKAARQKAMTLPWEKINSELLDNYYQALRSSEYTINKKLWPYESSTSPIPILP; translated from the coding sequence ATGTTCGAGCATAGTCTGCCTTTGCATGCATCGAAGTTATCCCCTCAATCTTTAAGGGTTGCGCTTTTTACAGGCAATTATCAATGCGTACGGGATGGTGTAGCGCTCACTCTGAACCGTTTAGTAAAATTTCTCGACAGCCGTGGAGTTCATGTCATGATTTTTTCACCGTATATCGACAAACCGGCCGTCGAGCCTTTTGGAAATCTCGAGACCGTTCCGTCGGTAACAATTCCGGGAAGAAAAGAATACCGTTTCTCTCTCGGGTTGCCTCAGCATACGCTGGCCAAACTTCAGAATTTTAATCCGAATCTTATTCATGTGTCCACGCCGGATGCACTTGGACTCAGTGCAATCCGGTTTGCAAAAAGCAGGCGTATTCCAATGGTCGGTTCATACCACACTCATTTCACCGGTTATCTGAAATATTACAGATTGGGATGGCTGGAAAAACCGGGATGGCAATTTGTAAGATGGTTTTACAAACAATGCCGGCATGTGTATGTTCCCACTCCATCGATGGCTGCTGAATTGCGAAAACATAACGTCGCTCCCGATATCCGGCTGTGGAGCCGCGGAGTCGATACGGAATTATTCGAACCGGATAAACGTGATTGGAATTGGCGGAGAAAACTTGGCTTCAACGACCATGATAAAGTGGTATTATTAGTCTCGCGGTTGGTCTGGGAAAAAAACCTCAGTGTTTTTGTAAACGTCATGCAGGAAGCCATGAAAACGGATCGAAGCATCAAAACGTTAATTGTAGGTGACGGTCCCGCGCGAACTGAACTGCAGCGACAGTTGCCGCAAGCTTGTTTTACGGGTACATTGTCCGGCGAAATACTTGCCAAAGCCTATGCCAGCAGCGATATGTTTTTCTTTCCGTCAGAGACTGAAACTTTCGGTAACGTTACTTTGGAAGCCATGTCCAGTGGACTACCGGTTATTGTCGCCAATGCGACGGGCAGTGTATCCCTTGTTCAGCATGGTGCTACAGGATTTGCAGCCGAGCCCAAACGTATCGAAATGTTCGTCCAATACATCCTTCAGTTGAGCCGATCGTCATCGTTACGCGAGCACATGTCCAAAGCGGCACGCCAAAAAGCGATGACACTGCCTTGGGAAAAAATCAACTCGGAATTATTGGATAATTATTACCAGGCATTACGTTCATCAGAATATACTATTAACAAAAAACTATGGCCTTACGAATCCTCTACATCTCCCATTCCCATCCTCCCGTAA